One window of Candidatus Dechloromonas phosphoritropha genomic DNA carries:
- a CDS encoding ParB/RepB/Spo0J family partition protein gives MAEQARKAAEAGDRFSRAEAVLDQRPTAFHQPSRNPAVVVSSGLAVPGDKRSGRFERIPVDLIDANPYNARRIYRPQRIGELSESIVANGQMQPGIATMRDSGRYVLVAGHYRLAAIRQAGLPTMDAMVHDGLSDRDLFEYSYRENSERDSQSALDDAMAWREMLDRKVYPNETALAGVVRKSLANVNRTLSILKLSGPVLDLVGQNPETFPMSCLSELVLLEAVAGTKTAIVFAEKVGQGEIGRKEIIEARTRIETPKSRKRKEISRQYKIHVANGIQIGALKEWDSGRVSLDVVVSSAADRVALINELKKRFSIGDA, from the coding sequence ATGGCTGAGCAGGCGCGCAAGGCAGCAGAGGCTGGTGACAGGTTCTCGCGGGCGGAGGCTGTTCTGGATCAGCGGCCTACCGCGTTCCATCAGCCGTCGCGGAACCCGGCGGTGGTGGTGTCGTCTGGACTCGCGGTTCCAGGGGACAAGAGAAGCGGCCGCTTTGAACGTATCCCGGTTGATCTGATCGATGCCAATCCGTACAACGCCCGGAGGATCTATCGGCCGCAGCGAATAGGCGAGCTATCCGAGAGTATCGTTGCCAATGGGCAGATGCAGCCTGGAATAGCTACGATGCGGGACAGCGGAAGATACGTGCTGGTGGCAGGTCACTATCGGCTAGCCGCGATCCGGCAAGCCGGCCTGCCAACGATGGACGCGATGGTGCACGATGGCCTCTCGGATCGGGATCTCTTTGAATACAGCTATCGGGAGAACTCGGAGCGTGACAGCCAGTCGGCCCTTGATGATGCGATGGCCTGGCGAGAGATGCTGGACCGGAAGGTGTACCCGAATGAAACTGCCCTCGCCGGTGTTGTCAGAAAATCCTTGGCAAATGTAAACCGGACGCTCTCCATTCTGAAGCTGTCGGGACCCGTCCTCGATTTGGTCGGCCAGAACCCGGAAACATTCCCGATGTCATGTCTTTCGGAATTGGTTCTGCTTGAAGCAGTTGCCGGGACGAAAACAGCTATTGTTTTTGCGGAAAAGGTTGGACAGGGCGAGATAGGACGAAAGGAAATCATCGAGGCCAGGACGAGAATCGAAACCCCGAAAAGCCGCAAGAGGAAGGAAATTTCTCGACAATACAAAATTCACGTTGCGAACGGAATACAGATTGGGGCGTTGAAAGAGTGGGATTCTGGTCGGGTGTCGCTGGACGTGGTGGTATCGTCCGCTGCTGATCGCGTTGCACTGATCAACGAGTTGAAAAAACGATTCTCGATTGGTGATGCATGA
- a CDS encoding ParA family protein has translation MAKILTVFNQKGGCGKTMTAMQLAGTCAMRGYSTLVVDMDSQGTALVWSTVKPDPRLRLKATGFPAKVESFAPLGRGMVRPVADLALLYDLIIIDTPPTVASEAPWAALQISDLALIPFVPTAADMWAKEARVLARRAMEQNPDIRGVYHLPSMVRRGNTIAGVLDQFRSDPEVALLSSTVSLLNAYLDSQMLGLCVGQLSSSSTAAKEMSALSDEVLGLLGLSKWVEGKRKGKG, from the coding sequence ATGGCAAAGATTCTTACGGTGTTCAATCAGAAGGGTGGTTGCGGCAAGACAATGACTGCGATGCAGCTTGCTGGTACGTGCGCCATGCGCGGGTATTCGACGCTGGTGGTTGACATGGATTCCCAGGGAACGGCATTGGTGTGGTCGACCGTCAAACCCGATCCGCGACTGAGGCTCAAGGCGACGGGGTTTCCGGCGAAGGTGGAATCGTTCGCTCCGCTTGGGCGTGGGATGGTTCGCCCGGTGGCGGACTTGGCCCTCCTCTACGATCTGATCATCATTGACACTCCTCCCACTGTGGCTTCGGAGGCGCCGTGGGCCGCGTTGCAGATTTCCGATTTGGCGCTGATCCCGTTTGTTCCAACGGCAGCGGACATGTGGGCGAAAGAGGCTCGCGTACTCGCCAGGAGGGCCATGGAGCAGAACCCGGATATCCGCGGAGTCTATCATCTACCGTCGATGGTCCGGCGGGGAAACACGATCGCTGGAGTGCTCGATCAGTTTAGAAGTGACCCGGAGGTCGCCCTGCTCAGTTCGACCGTCAGCCTTCTTAATGCTTACCTGGATTCGCAGATGCTTGGTTTGTGTGTGGGACAGTTGTCGAGTTCGTCGACCGCGGCGAAGGAAATGTCGGCGCTTTCCGACGAGGTCCTCGGCCTGCTCGGCTTATCGAAGTGGGTGGAAGGGAAGCGAAAGGGCAAGGGATGA
- a CDS encoding IS1380 family transposase: MPRFEVKQTSKLYLTSYSGLALIGQCCQAAQVDTVIDPRLPVSQGMRTSDIVKSMVGLLSLGKSDFDAIEAFRSDRFFKGALGLSKVPGSVWMRQRLDAKSAELRKLTDELSLRLLERTAAPITAHHGYVCCDIDTFVMDNSDTRKEYVSRTYQGVNGYTPIAAYLGNESWNIGLELRAGKQHSACETDYFLERVFPRIERLCPKEAKALLRKDSGFDGAHLLFMQAEEKARWAALGRSFDFITKWNPRKQDKDAWVARAEAAGTFVEARPGKRVALLSLNVERAWQKAKREFRLVVQVTERTIDKKGQRLLVPEIELSGWWTSLDIKADEVITLYKHHGTHEQFHSEIKSDLDLERLPSGKFATNDAIVHLASFAYNCLRLLGQLGLTGEIAPIRHPAKRRRLKTVLQEIMYRAAKCVEHARRLVLDFGRGVAAHTHVFIALQERLLRAASP; encoded by the coding sequence ATGCCCCGCTTCGAAGTCAAACAAACCAGCAAGCTCTATCTGACCTCTTATTCTGGACTGGCCTTGATCGGCCAATGCTGCCAGGCGGCGCAGGTTGATACGGTGATTGATCCTCGGCTGCCGGTGTCGCAAGGCATGCGCACCTCGGATATCGTGAAATCGATGGTTGGCCTGCTGAGTCTGGGCAAAAGCGACTTCGATGCCATCGAAGCGTTTCGAAGTGATCGCTTCTTCAAGGGGGCGCTGGGATTGTCCAAAGTCCCTGGCAGTGTCTGGATGCGTCAGCGGCTTGACGCCAAGAGTGCGGAACTGCGCAAACTCACCGACGAACTCTCCTTGCGCCTGCTGGAGCGTACCGCAGCCCCCATCACTGCGCACCACGGCTACGTTTGCTGCGACATCGACACCTTCGTCATGGATAACAGTGATACCAGGAAGGAATACGTCAGCCGCACCTACCAGGGCGTCAATGGCTACACGCCGATTGCCGCTTACCTTGGCAACGAAAGCTGGAACATCGGTCTGGAGTTGCGTGCCGGCAAGCAGCACTCGGCCTGCGAGACGGACTATTTCCTTGAGCGTGTCTTTCCGCGCATTGAACGCCTGTGCCCTAAGGAGGCCAAAGCACTCCTGCGCAAGGACAGCGGCTTCGATGGCGCCCACCTGTTGTTCATGCAAGCTGAGGAGAAAGCGCGCTGGGCGGCGCTGGGGCGCTCTTTCGACTTCATCACCAAATGGAATCCGCGCAAGCAGGACAAGGACGCCTGGGTGGCCCGAGCGGAAGCGGCAGGTACCTTTGTCGAAGCCCGTCCTGGCAAACGCGTCGCCTTGCTATCGCTCAACGTCGAGCGCGCCTGGCAAAAAGCCAAGCGCGAGTTCCGTCTGGTCGTTCAAGTGACTGAGCGCACCATCGACAAAAAGGGGCAACGTCTGCTAGTGCCCGAGATTGAACTCTCGGGCTGGTGGACCAGCCTCGACATCAAGGCCGATGAGGTCATCACCCTGTACAAGCACCATGGCACGCACGAGCAGTTCCATTCCGAGATCAAGAGCGATCTGGACCTGGAGCGGCTGCCTTCCGGCAAATTCGCCACCAACGATGCCATCGTCCATCTGGCGTCTTTTGCCTACAACTGCCTGCGGTTGCTGGGGCAGTTGGGGCTGACGGGCGAGATCGCACCGATCCGACATCCAGCCAAGCGCAGAAGACTGAAGACGGTGTTACAGGAGATCATGTATCGGGCGGCGAAGTGTGTAGAACATGCCCGCCGGTTGGTGCTGGATTTCGGGCGCGGCGTGGCGGCGCACACCCATGTGTTCATTGCCTTGCAGGAGCGTTTGCTCAGGGCGGCGTCACCGTGA